A region of Micropterus dolomieu isolate WLL.071019.BEF.003 ecotype Adirondacks linkage group LG01, ASM2129224v1, whole genome shotgun sequence DNA encodes the following proteins:
- the amer2 gene encoding APC membrane recruitment protein 2, giving the protein MEVQSECVEPPVAPQCDPQSTGKINKAAFKLFGKRSTGSGMASFFSFRNKGATHSANNGNSDNGNSLNGNGSAASAELVRSKTHDGLTGSNNDTDGQRGEALASLEAGPVRSLSKSLTFFSLLRRGSFRSSQNGGAGLVRRGRGLKGFFSSMRWRRKEKTNEREGEEVEGKKEKHGDLADSEKVKDITLTLEPAPHHHQEDCGNAETEPNLETPTTSVTMTPPHCVAMPGPSGEPDSPFPYTPTDSPLRPPIQKTKASISSLTPSLTTPPLDRCSTGDPPSEPSVDRLCSLLFTDVTSLKSFDSLTGCGDIIADADEEGPAGNGGSGTSSSSSGGGGGGVGAGAGRAVGVTSAMSRGSPSKTSLPSQLIQPMFSVSPSSVPISLPARARAPPPPQQHPAGSGVVAYMGGGEEMASPEGVDDADMQGLWHMLPSTGDNSPALPRLHQPPSTTPTSTYPPRATSCLASSHLPSASRSEDRKVTQVKALGLSKIPVVGGAGSRAAKPPLPHTHGRHPTSPGEKEPLSDEGYWDTPSATPTATPDESGLQRNQKMALSRDSCSGDHLYDFYHDPEEEGEEEQEGDDDVNSTPSPSTEYKLSPNSQTSPPSSSSCSSFRSMKGSTSLPRESKIPVSTRQTPPPHSVSQSALSSVLEAESPPAKTQAPPPARTRIPVSKVPVRRSGNKPGSRTRGTAHKK; this is encoded by the coding sequence ATGGAGGTGCAGTCGGAGTGTGTGGAGCCTCCTGTGGCCCCTCAGTGTGACCCTCAGTCCACAGGGAAGATCAACAAAGCTGCCTTCAAACTCTTCGGAAAGCGGAGCACCGGCTCTGGAATGGCCAGCTTCTTCTCCTTCAGGAACAAAGGGGCTACACACAGCGCAAACAACGGGAATTCTGACAATGGGAATTCTTTGAATGGGAACGGCTCGGCGGCATCGGCAGAGCTCGTTAGGAGCAAAACCCACGATGGACTAACGGGCTCTAACAACGACACTGATGGACAGAGAGGGGAGGCGCTTGCTAGCCTGGAGGCGGGACCGGTGAGGTCTCTCAGCAAATCGCTGACTTTCTTCTCTCTACTCCGACGTGGGAGTTTTAGGTCAAGTCAAAACGGAGGGGCAGGGCTTGTCAGAAGAGGGAGGGGCCTAAAGGGCTTTTTTAGCAGCATGCGATGGAGACGCAAGGAAAAAACTAacgagagagagggggaagaggTGGAAGGCAAGAAGGAGAAGCATGGGGATCTTGCTGACTCTGAAAAGGTAAAGGATATAACGCTCACCCTTGAACCGGCTCCTCATCATCACCAAGAGGATTGTGGGAACGCAGAGACAGAGCCTAACCTAGAGACTCCCACTACTAGTGTTACCATGACACCCCCACACTGTGTTGCCATGCCAGGGCCATCTGGTGAGCCAGACTCCCCCTTTCCTTACACACCAACTGACTCGCCTCTGCGCCCTCCCATCCAAAAAACCAAAGCCTCAATTTCCAGCCTCACCCCCTCCCTCACAACACCCCCTTTGGATCGCTGCAGCACAGGGGACCCACCCTCAGAGCCTTCTGTGGACCGCCTCTGCTCTCTCCTCTTCACCGATGTCACATCCCTCAAGAGCTTTGATTCACTGACAGGTTGTGGTGACATTATTGCTGACGCAGACGAGGAGGGGCCAGCGGGTAATGGGGGTAGTGGCaccagcagtagcagcagtgggggaggaggggggggtgTGGGAGCGGGTGCTGGGAGAGCTGTTGGTGTCACAAGTGCCATGTCTCGTGGCTCCCCATCCAAAACCTCTCTACCTTCCCAGCTCATCCAGCCCATGTTCTCTGTTTCCCCAAGCTCAGTGCCTATCTCCCTCCCAGCCCGGGCTCGGgcaccacctccaccacagcAGCACCCAGCCGGTAGTGGTGTGGTGGCCTACATGGGCGGAGGGGAAGAAATGGCGAGTCCAGAAGGAGTGGATGATGCGGACATGCAGGGGCTCTGGCACATGCTGCCCTCGACAGGGGACAACTCCCCTGCTTTGCCCCGATTACACCAACCTCCCTCTACCACTCCCACTTCCACTTATCCTCCTCGAGCCACCTCCTGCCTTGCCAGCAGCCACCTGCCCTCAGCCTCCAGGAGTGAAGACCGAAAGGTAACACAGGTGAAGGCGTTGGGGCTCAGTAAGATTCCAGTAGTTGGTGGAGCAGGAAGCCGGGCAGCTAAACCCCCCCTCCCTCACACACATGGCCGTCATCCCACATCACCTGGTGAAAAAGAGCCACTTAGTGATGAGGGCTACTGGGACACACCCTCCGCAACACCCACAGCAACACCTGACGAGAGCGGGCTGCAGCGTAACCAGAAGATGGCCCTATCACGTGACAGTTGCTCTGGAGACCACCTGTATGACTTCTACCATGACcctgaagaggaaggagaggaagagcaggaggGAGATGATGATGTAAACAGTACTCCCTCTCCATCAACGGAATACAAACTGAGCCCCAACTCCCAAAcatctcctccttcctcctcctcctgttcctccttcCGGTCAATGAAAGGCAGCACCAGCCTTCCTCGGGAATCCAAGATCCCAGTAAGCACCAGACAAACCCCACCTCCCCACTCTGTAAGCCAGTCAGCCCTCTCCTCTGTTCTAGAGGCCGAATCCCCTCCGGCAAAGACCCAAGCGCCTCCCCCGGCTCGCACCAGAATCCCTGTATCCAAGGTGCCCGTCCGTCGTTCTGGAAACAAACCTGGCAGCAGAACCAGAGGAACTGCCCACAAGAAGTAg